In the Anaerostipes caccae L1-92 genome, CCAAGATCATCATCGAGGCGTATTCTATGATGTATACGGGAATCGGTCCGGTAAAACATCCGTTTGAGACCAGGTTTGCACTGACAGCCTCCGCGGCCTCTGTGTGTATCACGCTTGGAGCCACCATGTTTGCCTGTTATAAAGAACTGAGGGAAAAACCGGCGCAGCTGATGCGCCCTGAGGCACCGAAGGAGGGCAAACGGATCCTGCTTGAGCGGATCGGAATTCTGTGGAGGCATTTAAACTTTACGTGGAAGTCCACCCTGAGAAACCTGTTCCGGTATAAAAAGCGGTTTTTTATGACCATATTCGGAATCGGCGGGTGTATGGCGCTGCTGCTCGTCGGTTTTGGGTTGAAAGATTCTATTTTTGCCATATCAAAAAATCAGTATCAAAACATTATGACTTATGATGCATCGGTCACACTAGAAGACGATCTGTCTGCAAAAAAGGAGCAGGAAATTGCATCTTGGATACAAAAACAGCATACAATACCAAGCAGCACCAAAATCCGCAGCGTCTCAGTAGATTTGGAGTTTGATGGGGACAGCAAGTCGGCTTCTCTGTTTGTTCCGGAAGATGCCAAAGGACTTTCATCTTATATCCGGTTTAAGGACCGGATATCCGGGGAGAAATACCGGCTCTCTGACAACGGCATTATTCTCACGGAAAAAGTGTGCAGCCTGCTGGGCATCAAAATCGGAGATACTGTCATCATCAAAGAAGGAGAGACAAAGACTGTCCGGGCGAAAGTGGAGCATATTACAGAAAATTATATGCATCACAATATCTATATGTCCAAAGATCTATACCAAAAGCTTTATGGAGAGGAGCCGGAGTACAATCAAATTCTTTTAAAAGACAAAGACAGATCCGAAAAAACAGAGACAGATCTTGGAAAAGGTCTGCTGAAGCAGGAGGGGGTGGCATCTGTTTCCTTTATCTCTGATTTTGAGAAAGAGATGAACGATATGCTGAACAATCTGAATATTGTTGTGTTTGTCTTAATTGTATCTGCCGGACTCCTGGCTTTTGTAGTATTATATAATCTGAACAACATTAATATCGCTGAGAGGAAGGCGGAACTCGCAACCCTTAAAGTTTTGGGTTTTTATGACCTGGAGACCGCAGCCTATGTTTATCGGGAAAATATCCTGCTCACTGTCATAGGCACAGCCGTGGGAGCGGGTTTGGGCATCCTCCTCCACCGATATGTGATTTTAACTGCGGAGGTAGATCTGATCATGTTTGGAAGACAGATCCTGCCGCCCAGTTATTTATACAGTGTTCTGCTCACCATAGGGTTTGCGGCGCTGATTAATTTCATGATGTTTTTCCAGCTTCGGAAAATCAGCATGGTGGAATCTTTAAAGAGCACAGAGTGACACCCCAAAGGTAGGAAGGGAGATTGACTATGAAAGGATTAACAATGAAGGACTTGATTTTTTATCACATTTTTCCGCTGGGAGCTTTTGTGGATGATGAGACAGAACATGGGATATTGGAAGTAAAGGAATGGATACCTCATATCAAAGGGTTGGGAGCCAATGCCATTTATTTTTCACCGGTTTTTGAGTCCAGCAGCCACGGATACGATACGAAAGATTATAAGGTGATCGACCAAAGGCTTGGAACGAACGAAGATTTTAAAGAAGTATGCAATGCACTGCATGAAGAAGGAATCAAAGTTATTTTAGACGGTGTATTCAATCATGTGGGCCGAGAATTCTGGGCATTTCAGGACGTTTTGGAAAAGAGGCAGGATTCTGAATATAAGGATTGGTTCTATATCAATTTTGACGGAAACAGCAACTATGGTGACGGATTCTGGTATGAGGGGTGGGAAGGCCATTTTGAACTGGTAAAATTAAATCTGGATAACCCCGCAGTCAGAGACCACCTTCTGGATGCAGTGGGTATGTGGATGGAGGAGTTCGGGATTGACGGTATCCGTCTGGATGTAGCCTATATGCTGAACCGGACATTTATGAAGAATCTTGTGGATTTTGCCAGAGACAGAAATCCGGAGATGGTCTTTATAGGAGAAATGCTGCACGGGGATTACAGCACTCTGGTCAATCACCATATGCTTGATTCTGCCACAAATTATGAATGTTATAAGGGACTGTACTCCAGTTTTAATACCCACAACATGCACGAGATCGGTTATTCTCTGAACCGGCAGTTTGGCCCGGAACCATGGACACTTTATCAGGGACTCCCTCTGTACAGTTTTGTGGATAACCACGATGTGATGAGGATTGCCACCCAGCTTACGGATGAAAAACATCTGCCTCTGATCAATGCACTCATGTTTGCCATGCCGGGGGTACCGTCCGTCTACTACGGAAGTGAGTGGGGAATCGAGGGATTTAAAGAACCCGGCAGTGACGACGCACTTCGTCCGAGAGTAAAACCTGAGGATCTGAAGCGGGGAGAACTCTATCAATACATCGCAAAGCTTTCAGAAGTGAGGAAACACAGTCAGGCGCTGAAAGACGGCGGTTACAGAGAAATACGCACGGAACAGGATATCATCGCCTTTGAGAGAGAAGCGGGAGAAGAGAGAATGATTTTTGCCTTAAATGCGGGATCGGAGGAATATACCCTGCATTTTGACGCCAGAGCGGGAAAAGGCACGGATCTTCTGACCGGAGAAGAGAAGGATTTTGGGGGAGGGCTTTTGATTCCTCCGTATCAGGCCATGATTATTCAACCTGAGCGTTAGGCTTTCTTGACTTTTTGTGCAAAAACATATAAAATTATAGAAGTGTTTTATGCACAAAAAATTGAATAAGGAGGAGGCCTGTGGTATATATAATTATTGCCATTATCGCAACTCTGGTCATTGTTGCGCCAATTTCCGCCTATGTTGCCAATCAAAGAAGCAAGAAGGCTATGGAAGTAACCATTGGAAACGCAGAGAGCAAAGCCAGAGATATTATAGATGAAGCCATAAAAGCAGCGGATGCGAAGAAACGCGAAGCTTCACTTGAGATCAAGGAAGAAACTATAAAAGCGAGACATGACTTTGAAAAGGAAACAAAGGAACGCAGGGGTGAACTGCAGAAGTACGAAAAGCGCGTACTCAACAAGGAAGAAACTGTTGACAAGAAAGCAGAGATGCTGGAGCGCAGGGAACAGTCTCTGACTGCCAAAGAAAAGAATTTTGAGGCAGACAAGGCAAAAGTGCAGGAGCTCAAGTCCAAACACTTACAGGAATTAGAAAGAATTTCTGGGCTGACCTCTGATCAGGCAAAAGAACAACTATTATCAGCAGTGAAGGAAGACGTAAAGCACGAGACAGCGATGCTCGTAAAAGAGATGGAATCCAGAGCAAAGGAAGATGCGAGAAAGAGAGCCAAGGAGTATGTGGTCACAGCCATTCAGAAGTGTGCCGTAGACCATGTGGCCGAGACGACGATCTCTCTTGTACAGCTTCCAAACGACGAGATGAAAGGACGCATCATCGGCCGGGAGGGCAGGAATATCCGTGCCCTTGAGAATATGACAGGAGTAGAATTGATCATCGATGATACCCCGGAAGCAGTCGTATTGTCAAGTTTTAATCCGGTCAGGAGAGAGATTGCAAGGATTGCTCTTGAAAAGCTGATCGTGGACGGAAGAATTCATCCGGCCAGGATCGAAGAGATGGTGGAAAAAGCCACAAAAGAAGTGGAGACGAAGATGCGGGAAGACGGGGAGGCTGCAACTCTGGAACTTGGAGTTCACGGTATCCATCCGGAACTGGTCCGTCTGCTGGGCAAGATGAAATACCGCACCAGCTATGGACAGAACGCACTGAAGCACTCTATGGAGGTGGCACAGCTTTCAGGGCTGCTGGCATCTGAGATCGGAGTCGATGTCAGGATGGCAAAACGCGCTGGGCTGCTCCATGACATTGGAAAAGCTATCGACCACGAAGTGGAAGGTTCCCACGTAGAACTTGGAGTGAACTTGTGCAAGAAGTACAAGGAACATCCGATTGTAATCAATGCAGTGGAATCCCATCATGGGGATGCAGAACCAGATACATTAATCGCTTGTCTTGTTCAGGCGGCAGATGCGATTTCCGCAGCGAGACCGGGAGCGAGAAGCGAAACACTGGAAAGCTATACGACGAGACTGAAACAGCTGGAAGAGATCGCAGATTCCTTCCAGGGTGTTGATAAAACTTTTGCGATACAGGCAGGTCGGGAGATTCGTGTAATGGTAGTTCCAGAACAAATCAGTGACGACGACATGATTTTACTGGCCAGGGATATTTCAAAACAGGTGGAAGATAACCTGGATTACCCGGGACAGATTAAAGTCAATATTATCCGTGAGTCACGGGTTGTGGACTACGCGAAATAATCAATGGAAAGTGAGACAGCAGATGAATTCATTCATCTGCTGTCTTTTTTTGATGAGAAAAATCCTTCACACATATTTAAACCGCAAAAAACATGCAGATAACCGCATTTTCGTACGAAAAATGCGGTTAATTTATTATAAAAACGCATATAACTGCAATAAATAGCCTTGACAATGCAAAAATATGCTGGTATTATAAAGGAACAGCAAACAAAACAGGCAAACAGATGCATAAAATGCAGATGAAAGCGCAAAAAAATGCAGAAAGAAAGGAAAACAAGTATGGAAAAGTGGATGGACTTAAGCGGGAAAGTCATGATCGTCACAGGCGGAAGCCAGGGGATCGGTGAACATGTAGTAAAAACACTGAGAAATAACGGTGCCGCAGTTGTGGTTGCGGACTTGAGAAACAATGAGACGTTTGAAAAGGATGAGAACATCTTTTTTGTTGAGTGCAACGTTGCCGACAAGAAAAGTGTGGATTCGATGATGGAACAGGTAATAAAGAAATATGGAAAAATTGATGGCCTTCTGAACAATGCAGGAGTCAGCCGTCCGAGACTGCTGGTTGATTTTTACGGAAAACGTCCGGAATATGAACTTTCAGAAGAAGACTTTGATTTTATGGTCAATGTCAATCAAAAAGGAGTATTCCTGTGCTCACAGGCTGCTGCACGTTACATGATAAAACAGAAATCCGGAGTGATCGTGAATATGTCATCTGAGGCGGGGATGCAGGGCTCCAAAGGCCAGAGCTGCTATTCAGGCACAAAAGGAGCAGTCCTTTCTTACACAATGTCATGGGCGAAGGAGCTGGGCCCCTATAATATCCGCGTTGTCGGTGTGGCACCGTCGATCAATGAGAGAACTCCTATGAATAACGACGCAGCATTTGAAGCGCTTGCGTATACAAGAGGACAGGATAAGAACAATGTTTCATCCGATTATGAAAAAGTTATTCCGATGGGAAGACCGGGGAAATTAGATGAAGTTGCCGACTTGATCTGCTACCTGATGTCCGACCGTGCAAGCTACATATCCGGAACTACTGTAAATATCAGCGGGGCAAAGTCTACACGTTAAAAAGTATTTCAATAGTAAAAAGTCAAAGTATGAGAACCGGAGGTGTAAGATATGGAAACAAAAGCAGGGGCACTGGACAGAATCCGTAAATTCGGCGGGCATATGAGCGGGATGGTCATGCCGAATCTGGGTGCATTTGTGGGCTGGGGACTGCTGGCAGCATTGTTCATACCGACAGGGTGGATTCCCAATGAAAAATTAAATGAGATGGTAGGACCCATATTAAATTATCTGCTGCCGCTTCTGATCGGCTATACGGCAGGCTATAATATCCATGGACAGCGGGGAGGTGTTATCGGTGCATTTACTACCATGGGAGTGATTGTAGGTTCTGATATCACTATGTTCAGCGGAGCCATGATCATGGGCCCGTTTTCTTCATGGCTTCTAAAGAAGTTTGACCATGCCGTGGAGGGGAAAATCAAACCCGGATTTGAAATGCTCATCAATAATTTCAGCCTTGGAATCCTTGGATTTGCTTTGGCTATCCTCGGTTATCTGATCATCGGGCCGGTGGTAAATGCGATTATCGCTTTTTTGACGGCAGGAATCAACTTCCTGATCGCGAAGAAACTGATTCCGCTTTTGGCTGTATTTATGTGCCCGGCCCAGGTGTTGTTTTTGAACAATGCAGTAAACCATGGAATTATCTCACCGATTGCATTCGCTCAGGCTCAGGAGGCCGGTAAATCCCTGATGTTCCTGCTCGATTCTAACTGTGGTCCGCTGCTTGGCACCTTATGCTCTATTGCTGTTTTTGGAAAGGGAAAAGCAAAAGAGACAGCTCCCATGGCGATGTTTATTGCGGGAATCGCCGGTATCGGGGAAGTGTATTTTCCTTTTATTCTGGCAAATCCGATCATGATTTTTGCTACAATGGGCGGTCTTGCAACCTCCCTTCTGCTCCTGGTCGTGCTGGGCGGCGGTCTGGTCGGCATGCCGTCTCCGGGCAGTCTGATCAATATAGCCCTTATGACACCAAAGGATGCTGCGGTGGCAAATGTTCTGGCAATCGGAGCGGGATTTGCGGTGGCGCTGCTGATCGGTTCTTTTATTCTGAAGACCATAGGCTCTCCGGAGGAAGAGGCAGATCTTGCCGTAGCCGGTATCGATATGGGAACAAAGACGGCAAAACCGGAAGCGGCCTTAAAGAAACATAAGCCTTCCTCAGGAGGTGCCATCCGTTATATCATCGTGGCCTGTGATTCAGGAATGGGCTCCAGCGCCATGGGAGCATCGGTTTTAAAGAATCGTCTCCAGAAAGAAGGATATAAAGATATTAAGGTAAAGAATTCATCGGCCAGCCGGATTGATCCTGATGCGGACATGATTATCACGCTGGAAGGGCTGATTGAGAGGGCAAAACTGAGTGTAGACAATACAGGCAGGGAATTTCTGGCGATCAACAACTTTCTGAAAGAAGCTGATTACGACCGGGCTTTGGAAGTGATTGAAGACAGAAACGGCAAAGAAAAAGCAAAACCTATTTTATCAGAAGAAAACATTGCGTTAAATGTGAAGGTAAAGGATAAAGAAGAGGCCATTCGGTATGCCGGAAAAATTTTGGTGGAAAACGCGTATACGACTCCGAAGTATATTGAACATATGATGGAGAGGGAGAGGAGATTCTCTGTGTATATCGGAAACCATCTGGCGATTCCTCATGGGATAGAGTCATCAGATTCGGAAATATATACTTCAGGCCTGTCTGTAGTACAGATTCCGGAAGGCGTTGACTTTGGTGATGGAAATATTGCATACGTTGTCATAGGTATCGCCGGGAAAGACGGCACTCATCTGAATATGCTCAGCAACATAGCGCTGATCTGTGCTGAGGAAGAGAATATTGAAAAGATGAGGCATGCTGAAAATAAACAAGAGATTATGGAACTATTAAAGAATATTTAATGTCCGCTTTTGCTTTCCCTTTTCCGGCGGATTCGTTATAATAATATTAATCTAATCAACAGAATGTATGTGTAGGAGAAGGTAAAGCGATGAAGATGTTAAAAGCAGAGAGGCAGGATAAGATCCTGGAGATTCTGTCCCTCGAAAATAAAATTATTGCCAGCGAATTAAGTGTGAGGCTTGAAGTTTCTGAGGATACGATCCGCAGAGATATTAAAGAATTAGACCAGAGAGGTCTTTTGAAAAAGGTGCACAGCGGAGCCGTAAAAAACGGACCTTTGAAGGAAGATTTTGATGCAAGGATTGATCTGAATCTGGAAGAAAAGATTCGTCTGGCCAAAAAGGGCGCAGAATTGATCAAACCCGGATCTGTGATTTTGATCGATGACGGAACAACTAACTATCAGGTGATCAAGCAGCTGGATAAACACATGCGCTGTACGGTTATTACGAACAGTATTCCGATTATCCTTCTTTTAAGAGATTATCCAAACATCGATGTGATCACGCTGGGCGGGAATCTGTATAAATCTTCCATGGCTACCTATGGCTATGAGGTCATCAAACAGCTGGAGCTGCTTCATCCGGATTTGTATTTTATGGGGATTTACTGTATGAGCAGTGAAGTGGGCATCAGTCATTCATCCATGGAAGAATGCCAGCTGAAACAGAAGATGCTCTCTGTCTCTTATCAGACTGCGGCACTTGTGACCAAGGAAAAGATCGGATCTGTGTCAAATTATGTCATATGCAAGACAGGTGACATTACATATTTGATCACAGATTCTGATCAGTAAATATAGAGCTGTTTTTCAGACAAAACACAGATCAGGAGGGAAAAATGAAGAATGTATTGATTGTGGGAGCAGGACGGTTAGGAAAAGGGTTTGTAGGCGAAACTTTTGACAATGCGGGATGGAATCTTACATTCCTGGATAAGGACCCGAGAGTTACAGAAGAATTACGAAAACACGGTTGTTATTATGTGAAGGTACACCGGGTGGATGAAATACAAAACCGTACGGTTAAAAATTTTAAAGCATATACTTGTGATGAAGAATACTCATGTATGGAGGCTTTCTTGGAGACGGATGTGATCGTACTTCCGCTTTATCCGGAAGACTTTGAAGAGGCAGCAGGTTATTTGACGAAGTGCTTTGAAGAATTTTACAGGGTGCATCCGGACCGCAGACTGACTATGATCTGTATTACAAATAAAAATTATCTGATCCCGGGAATTACGGAGGCATTCAGAAAAGATTTGTCCGAAGATGCAAAGGAGTGGTTCGATCAGAATGTAGTGATCCGGGACTCTATTATCCGCAGGAGTACAGATGCCAAGAGTAATTATGATGTCCATATTGATACGGTTGCAGTAAATTCACTTTTGATCCAGCAGCCGGTCAATAACGATTTCAGTGATGTGGAATGGATGGAACTTACGGACAAGATTGAGATGCTCAAAGACATTAAAGTCACCGCAGTCAATGGTCCCCATGCAACACTGGCCTATATGGGATATTTAAAGGGGTACAGTACGATTCCGGAATCTGAGGCTGATCCTGAGATCGCGGAAGTTGTGGAAGGAGTAGTAGAGGAGATTACGGCAGCCGTCATGAAGGAATATCCGATTACACCGGAGGAGCTGCACAATCTCGTTTATTTTGCACCGGCTAAGGGTGTGCTTCCGGATTCTATCTACCGGGTAGGATATGATCCGATCCGTAAATTATCAAAAGGAGACCGTCTGACAGGAGCCGCCGAGCTGTGTCTGAAACACGGCGTCAGTTTTGATTCGATCGCCAAAGCCATGGCGGCCGGATTCCAATATGCGGAGCCCAGGGACGCAAACGCACAGAAACTTCAGCAGGAGATTAAAAACATTGGAATTGAACAGGCCGTATCTGAATATACTGGTCTGGACGCAGACAGCCCGATTGCAAAACGTGTCATCGAATATTATCATCAGTCTGCAAGATAGAAGGCGGAGGAGCATATGGACGGATATAAAAAGATCAGACAGAATCTCGTACATCAGGGAAAAGTAGTGGGGTTTTATGAAGATGTCATTACACTGCCCAATGGCAATACTGTCACCTGGGACCTGGTAAAGCATCCGGGAGCCGCAGCAATTATTCCGGTCACGGAGGAAGGGAATATCCTGCTGGTCCGTCAATATAGAAATGCCCTGGACGCCATGACTTATGAGATACCGGCCGGAGGTATTGAGCGGGGGGAGAGCGGATACGACTGTGTAAAAAGGGAGATCGAGGAAGAGACAGGGTGCAGGGCAGAAAAGATTGAACCTCTGATCACGATTGTAACCGCCATTGGCTTCTGCGATGAAAAAATTCCAATCTTTGTAGGGACCGGGCTTCATAAGACAGAGCAGAATCTGGACGAAGACGAGTTTATCGATGTATATGAATTTTCGCCTGAGAAAGTGAAGGACATGATCTTAAAAGAAGAGATTGTGGATGCCAAGACGATTTCCGGAATCATGACATATTTGAGTACGCTGTGAGGATGAAATACCGGGTGTCATAAAGAAAAAAGGTAGCACATATAATTTTATGTGCTACCTTTTTATATCCGCGGAGCAAATGATATCTGGGAGGGAATTTAGATGGAGCGGAAAAAATTTTTCATCGGTGTGTTCGTGCTGACTGGCCTTGTGCTGGGAAGCCTTTTTACAAATGCAGTGTATAAGGATTATCTGGAGTATGGGGGACAGATGGATTCCCTTGTCCTCAGCGGGAAAGGACTTTACATATCAGGCAGCAGCCTTCTGCCCTATATTTTATTTAAGAGGGGAAAGCAGTACGGCATTTTATTTCTGATCGGTTTTATTTTGAAGCCGGTGGTGCTTTTATACGGCGGACTTTTCTGTCTTTCTTTTTTTCTGGGTTCGATCCTGTCTCTGCAGGTGATGAATTTAGGGATCGCAGGCCTGCTGATTGTGATACTGAGCCTGTTTCCGCACTATATCTGTTACGGCGGTTCCATGTATCTTCTGTATCAGCGAAATGTAAGAGATGAAAAAAAAGAAGAAATAACCTTTGATACAGGTCATTCCTTCTTAAAAAAATTTTCCATTCATCTGGAACTGATACTGCTGGTGCTGGGATGCTTTTTAGAGAGCTATGTCAATCCCGGAATCTTAAACATGTTCAGCCATCTTATAAAGTAATTCCTCTGTCTTTTCCCATCCAAGGCAGGGGTCTGTGATGGATTGGCCGTACACGCCGTTTCCGATCGGCTGGCTGCCGTCTTCGATATAGCTTTCGATCATGATGCCTTTGACGAGAGAATTGATCTCGGGGAGAAAGCTTCGGCTGTGGAGGACTTCCTGGACAATCCTTGGCTGCTGATCCCACTGTTTTCCTGAGTTGGAGTGGTTGGCATCCACAATGACGGCCGGGTTCGCAAGGCCGAATTTTTCATACATGTAAGCAACTCTTGCCAGATCTTCATAGTGGTAATTCGGTACATTGTTGCCGTGTTTGTTGACGGAGCCGCGGAGAATCGCATGGGTCAGAGGATTTCCGTCTGTATTTACTTCATAGCCGTTGGCGATGAAATTGTGGGAACTTTGTCCGGCGACGATAGAATTCATCATCACGGTGAGATCGCCTCCGGTTGGGTTTTTCATTCCTGCGGGAATGTCGAAACCGCTGACGGTCAGACGGTGCTGCTGATTTTCCACGGAACGGGCGCCTACGGCTACATAGGACAAAATGTCTTCCATGTAGGGCCAGTTTCCGGGATAAAGCATCTCATCAGCCGCAGGCATATGGAATGCTTCCAGAGCGTCGATGTGGAGTTTTCTCACGGAACGGAGACCTGCGGCCATATCCGGAGCTTTCTCAGGGTCCGGCTGGTGGACCATTCCCTTGTATCCGGCGCCGTTTGTTCTCGGTTTATTTGTATAGATCCTTGGGATCATCAGAAGCTTGTCGGAAACCTTTTCCTGAACGCCGGCCAGGCGTCCCAGATAGTCCATCACCGCTGTCTCGTTGTCGGCAGAGCAGGGACCAATGATCACGATGAATTTTTCGGACTCCCCGGTGAAGACCTTTTTGATTT is a window encoding:
- a CDS encoding 3-deoxy-7-phosphoheptulonate synthase produces the protein MGMHRINKMPSPEELQQEFPLSGEARQIKKARDEEIKKVFTGESEKFIVIIGPCSADNETAVMDYLGRLAGVQEKVSDKLLMIPRIYTNKPRTNGAGYKGMVHQPDPEKAPDMAAGLRSVRKLHIDALEAFHMPAADEMLYPGNWPYMEDILSYVAVGARSVENQQHRLTVSGFDIPAGMKNPTGGDLTVMMNSIVAGQSSHNFIANGYEVNTDGNPLTHAILRGSVNKHGNNVPNYHYEDLARVAYMYEKFGLANPAVIVDANHSNSGKQWDQQPRIVQEVLHSRSFLPEINSLVKGIMIESYIEDGSQPIGNGVYGQSITDPCLGWEKTEELLYKMAEHV
- a CDS encoding PTS mannitol transporter subunit IICBA, whose product is METKAGALDRIRKFGGHMSGMVMPNLGAFVGWGLLAALFIPTGWIPNEKLNEMVGPILNYLLPLLIGYTAGYNIHGQRGGVIGAFTTMGVIVGSDITMFSGAMIMGPFSSWLLKKFDHAVEGKIKPGFEMLINNFSLGILGFALAILGYLIIGPVVNAIIAFLTAGINFLIAKKLIPLLAVFMCPAQVLFLNNAVNHGIISPIAFAQAQEAGKSLMFLLDSNCGPLLGTLCSIAVFGKGKAKETAPMAMFIAGIAGIGEVYFPFILANPIMIFATMGGLATSLLLLVVLGGGLVGMPSPGSLINIALMTPKDAAVANVLAIGAGFAVALLIGSFILKTIGSPEEEADLAVAGIDMGTKTAKPEAALKKHKPSSGGAIRYIIVACDSGMGSSAMGASVLKNRLQKEGYKDIKVKNSSASRIDPDADMIITLEGLIERAKLSVDNTGREFLAINNFLKEADYDRALEVIEDRNGKEKAKPILSEENIALNVKVKDKEEAIRYAGKILVENAYTTPKYIEHMMERERRFSVYIGNHLAIPHGIESSDSEIYTSGLSVVQIPEGVDFGDGNIAYVVIGIAGKDGTHLNMLSNIALICAEEENIEKMRHAENKQEIMELLKNI
- a CDS encoding alpha-amylase family glycosyl hydrolase, which produces MKGLTMKDLIFYHIFPLGAFVDDETEHGILEVKEWIPHIKGLGANAIYFSPVFESSSHGYDTKDYKVIDQRLGTNEDFKEVCNALHEEGIKVILDGVFNHVGREFWAFQDVLEKRQDSEYKDWFYINFDGNSNYGDGFWYEGWEGHFELVKLNLDNPAVRDHLLDAVGMWMEEFGIDGIRLDVAYMLNRTFMKNLVDFARDRNPEMVFIGEMLHGDYSTLVNHHMLDSATNYECYKGLYSSFNTHNMHEIGYSLNRQFGPEPWTLYQGLPLYSFVDNHDVMRIATQLTDEKHLPLINALMFAMPGVPSVYYGSEWGIEGFKEPGSDDALRPRVKPEDLKRGELYQYIAKLSEVRKHSQALKDGGYREIRTEQDIIAFEREAGEERMIFALNAGSEEYTLHFDARAGKGTDLLTGEEKDFGGGLLIPPYQAMIIQPER
- the rny gene encoding ribonuclease Y produces the protein MVYIIIAIIATLVIVAPISAYVANQRSKKAMEVTIGNAESKARDIIDEAIKAADAKKREASLEIKEETIKARHDFEKETKERRGELQKYEKRVLNKEETVDKKAEMLERREQSLTAKEKNFEADKAKVQELKSKHLQELERISGLTSDQAKEQLLSAVKEDVKHETAMLVKEMESRAKEDARKRAKEYVVTAIQKCAVDHVAETTISLVQLPNDEMKGRIIGREGRNIRALENMTGVELIIDDTPEAVVLSSFNPVRREIARIALEKLIVDGRIHPARIEEMVEKATKEVETKMREDGEAATLELGVHGIHPELVRLLGKMKYRTSYGQNALKHSMEVAQLSGLLASEIGVDVRMAKRAGLLHDIGKAIDHEVEGSHVELGVNLCKKYKEHPIVINAVESHHGDAEPDTLIACLVQAADAISAARPGARSETLESYTTRLKQLEEIADSFQGVDKTFAIQAGREIRVMVVPEQISDDDMILLARDISKQVEDNLDYPGQIKVNIIRESRVVDYAK
- a CDS encoding DeoR/GlpR family DNA-binding transcription regulator, with translation MKMLKAERQDKILEILSLENKIIASELSVRLEVSEDTIRRDIKELDQRGLLKKVHSGAVKNGPLKEDFDARIDLNLEEKIRLAKKGAELIKPGSVILIDDGTTNYQVIKQLDKHMRCTVITNSIPIILLLRDYPNIDVITLGGNLYKSSMATYGYEVIKQLELLHPDLYFMGIYCMSSEVGISHSSMEECQLKQKMLSVSYQTAALVTKEKIGSVSNYVICKTGDITYLITDSDQ
- a CDS encoding mannitol dehydrogenase — encoded protein: MKNVLIVGAGRLGKGFVGETFDNAGWNLTFLDKDPRVTEELRKHGCYYVKVHRVDEIQNRTVKNFKAYTCDEEYSCMEAFLETDVIVLPLYPEDFEEAAGYLTKCFEEFYRVHPDRRLTMICITNKNYLIPGITEAFRKDLSEDAKEWFDQNVVIRDSIIRRSTDAKSNYDVHIDTVAVNSLLIQQPVNNDFSDVEWMELTDKIEMLKDIKVTAVNGPHATLAYMGYLKGYSTIPESEADPEIAEVVEGVVEEITAAVMKEYPITPEELHNLVYFAPAKGVLPDSIYRVGYDPIRKLSKGDRLTGAAELCLKHGVSFDSIAKAMAAGFQYAEPRDANAQKLQQEIKNIGIEQAVSEYTGLDADSPIAKRVIEYYHQSAR
- a CDS encoding SDR family oxidoreductase; this translates as MEKWMDLSGKVMIVTGGSQGIGEHVVKTLRNNGAAVVVADLRNNETFEKDENIFFVECNVADKKSVDSMMEQVIKKYGKIDGLLNNAGVSRPRLLVDFYGKRPEYELSEEDFDFMVNVNQKGVFLCSQAAARYMIKQKSGVIVNMSSEAGMQGSKGQSCYSGTKGAVLSYTMSWAKELGPYNIRVVGVAPSINERTPMNNDAAFEALAYTRGQDKNNVSSDYEKVIPMGRPGKLDEVADLICYLMSDRASYISGTTVNISGAKSTR
- a CDS encoding NUDIX hydrolase, whose protein sequence is MDGYKKIRQNLVHQGKVVGFYEDVITLPNGNTVTWDLVKHPGAAAIIPVTEEGNILLVRQYRNALDAMTYEIPAGGIERGESGYDCVKREIEEETGCRAEKIEPLITIVTAIGFCDEKIPIFVGTGLHKTEQNLDEDEFIDVYEFSPEKVKDMILKEEIVDAKTISGIMTYLSTL